Proteins from a single region of Schistocerca gregaria isolate iqSchGreg1 chromosome 3, iqSchGreg1.2, whole genome shotgun sequence:
- the LOC126353824 gene encoding probable E3 ubiquitin-protein ligase HERC3, which yields MKCESCKSMRLYCCGFNGFGQVSPSKQIDTTGYTLFPLKNVTDVSFSWNYMVVLTGTDVYVSGFVEDESNIRKKLILGDEERAIQAACSSSRSLILTDSGECWQYISSTGALKKLPNFVNVETEMSTSDDERETVNKQCRHGKRIQDGALPNSSSGESHQKIVKICCGEAIHVAVTAAGCAFSIPSPLPLTKHRVTAVACGIEHCLLLTDAGTVYSWGTGTRGQLGLGTFENEEKPCEVEVLSGLHVTFVAAGGWHSAAVTLSGDLYMWGWNNSGQLGRPAFRRRKSANGRLDDSSSTALERKLSEKGTARSPADKGGDVDDSGFSQIGCRKYDESSGIHSDENKAKKRKAGADEDDAFKTDEKDSSFEKDPSTLIGVPMPVDFPSGIYANVKEVGCGSRHTIVLLDDGSVWGCGWNAYGQLGKRPSVLLNVDEMTRLTLPSASSNGETGSLKVVGVRCGAWNSGLLVEDDLSAC from the exons ATGAAATGTGAATCGTGCAAAAGTATGAGATTGTATTGCTGCGGATTTAATGGTTTCGGACAAGTGTCACCATCGAAGCAAATTGATACAACAGGGTATACATTGTTTCCGCTGAAGAACGTAACGGATGTTTCGTTTTCGTGGAATTACATGGTGGTCCTTACAG GTACAGATGTTTACGTGTCTGGGTTTGTGGAAGATGAATCGAATATTAGAAAGAAACTTATTTTGGGCGATGAAGAGAGAGCGATACAG GCTGCTTGCTCCTCTTCACGGTCATTGATACTTACAGACAGCGGTGAGTGTTGGCAGTACATTTCGTCCACAGGGGCCTTAAAAAAGCTGCCAAATTTTGTGAATGTTGAGACTGAGatgtctacatctgatgatgagagGGAAACTGTAAATAAACAGTGTAGACATGGAAAGAGGATTCAGGATGGAGCACTTCCAAATTCGAGTAGTGGAGAATCCCaccaaaaaattgttaaaatatgcTGTGGTGAAGCTATTCATGTGGCAGTAACTGCGGCAG GTTGTGCCTTCAGTATTCCATCTCCATTGCCTCTCACGAAACATCGTGTGACTGCTGTTGCTTGTGGTATAGAACATTGCCTCCTACTGACAGATGCTGGAACTGTTTACTCTTGGGGAACTGGCAC GCGTGGTCAGCTTGGACTGGGCACATTTGAAAACGAAGAGAAACCTTGTGAAGTGGAGGTTTTGAGTGGACTGCATGTAACATTTGTGGCAGCTGGTGGATGGCATTCTGCAGCTGTCACATTATCCGGTGATTTGTACATGTGGGGATGGAATAATTCAGGTCAGTTAGGCCGACCGGCTTTTCGTAGAAGAAAAAGTGCCAATGGCAGGCTTGATGACTCATCAAGCACAGCTCTTGAAAGGAAGCTCTCTGAGAAAGGGACAGCTAGGTCACCTGCTGACAAAG GTGGTGATGTTGATGACAGTGGTTTCTCTCAGATTGGGTGTAGAAAGTATGATGAAAGCTCAGGGATACATAGTGATGAAAACAAGGCAAAAAAGCGAAAAGCTGGTGCTGATGAAGATGATGCATTTAAGACTGATGAAAAAGACAGCTCCTTTGAAAAAGATCCGTCAACTCTAATTGGAGTGCCAATGCCTGTAGACTTCCCATCTGGTATCTATGCCAATGTGAAGGAGGTGGGATGTGGAAGCCGTCACACAATAGTACTTTTAG ATGATGGTTCAGTGTGGGGCTGTGGTTGGAATGCATATGGACAGCTAGGCAAGCGACCGAGTGTACTCCTTAATGTCGATGAAATGACAAGGCTAACACTACCATCTGCCAGCAGTAATGGAGAGACCGGCAGTCTGAAAGTTGTAGGTGTAAGATGTGGAGCATGGAACTCTGGTTTGTTAGTGGAAGATGACTTGTCTGCGTGCTGA